The Gossypium hirsutum isolate 1008001.06 chromosome D03, Gossypium_hirsutum_v2.1, whole genome shotgun sequence genomic interval GACGATCATCACTCTCCACTTCTTCAATACTATAGCAGTGGGTCAGGAcctcataaatactaatttgaatgggcTTCATGTCCTCTAATATGTTCACTTTAACCATGGAGGCTAAAGTGGCTAGAGCATCAGCCATATGATTTTCTTCCCGCGGAAGATAACAGAAGGTAATGTTGTCAAATTCTTCAATCAACTCTAGAACAAATCTCCGATAAcggatcaacttagggtctcttgtttcccatttcCCTCTTAGCTGGTATATTACCAATGCTGAGTCTCTATACACTTCTAGTATCTTAATTCTCCACTCTATGGTTGcccggatacccatgatgcaagcttcatactcagccatattattAGTACAATCAAAGTccaatttactggtgaaaggatgatAATCTCCATTCGGAGACACCATGACTGCCCCAATCTCATTGCCTAACGCATTCgatgctccgtcaaaatttaatctCCAAGAATGATTTTCTTGGGGATCCTCTTCAGCATTTGCCACATATATCAAatcttcattcgggaaatcaaagtcTAGAGGCTGATAATTTTCTAAAGCTCTGctagccaagaaatctgctatcgcactccctttgATGGCCTTCTAGcttacatatactatatcaaactaGTAAAGCAagatttgccatctagccattctttCCGTTAACGCCgttgattccatcatatacttaaaagggtctaattttgaaatgagccaagtcgtatgatagagtaagtattgcctcaacctcttGGTTGTCCAAATCAATGCGCAACATAGTTTTTTGATAgacgaatatctcatttcacaatcagtgaatttcttactgagatagtatatcacCTTTTTCTTCTTTCCAGTCGCGTCATGTTGACCCAGCATGCATCCCATGGAGCTATCGAACACTGTCAAATACAAAATCAATGGTCTATTTGGGTTAGGTGGTGACAGCACTAGAGTATTGGATAAGTATTGCTTTATCTTTTCAAAGGCTTTCTGGCATTCTTCATTCCAGACATCaagattatgtttcttcaaaaggCGAAATATGagatcacatttctcggtcaactatgaaatgaaccgagcaatgtaattcagtcttcctaagaaaccttgaacttctttctgagtacgtggtggtggtaaatctcgtattgccttgactttgtctgggtcaatctcgattcctctttcactgactatgaagccCAATAACTTTCCTGACCTGGTTCCAAAAGTGCATTTTGTCAGATTGAGCTTGAGCTGAAACTTTCTTAGTCTTAAGAACAATTTTCTTAGGACCTGTACATGATTCTCCTCTGTTCTGGATTTggcgatcatatcatcaacatatacctcaatttctttgtgcatcatgtcatgaaacaaggctacaatggctctctgatatgttgctcctgcattctttaatccgaatggcattgctttatagcaaaatgttccccacaaagtAATGAATGCAGTTTTTCCCATATCTTccggatgcatctttatctgattatatcctgagaacccatccatgaaggaaaacagcGAATATCCCGTCGTATTATTAACCAAAGTATCAATATGCGGCAATAGGAAATTGtcctttgggcttgctttgttcaaatctctgtaatccatgcacattcgtacttttccatcttttttgggaactggaacgatgttggctacccattcagaatatttTACCTCCTGTAAAaatccagcatcaaattgcttcttgacctcctcttttattttaagcacaatatcaggcctcattcttctgagcttctgttgaattGGCCTGCAATCCTCCCTTATAGGTAAGCGATGCACTACAATGTCAGTATTcaatccgggcatatcctggtatgaccacgcgaagacatctttgaattcttggagtaattcaatgaggtctcgtcTTGTCTTTGCGAAAATCTCaattccaattttcacctcttttccttcttccaagctcacaatttctactaattctttgtgaggtaggatttgtttttcttcttgttctaccatACTCAACAAGTCCAGAGATAAACCACAATTTTCATCACCTTCAAAGTCGTGctatccctctaaacacatgtttcgtTCAAAAGGACATTCTGAGTTTGTAGCGGCGTCATTCACGTCGTTGATATACAGGGACCTAATATGgtttacaaaagaatgtatgaatttatgtacaattacTTGTGCAATGATTATAAATGAAAGAATATATTTACTTTtatggaaagaatgaaagaatatttgcttgaAACAATTGTAAAGATGttctattaaaataatgatattcaaacataggcctatttcacaaaagagttcttgttatttctaggctaaaacaacaagtttgttttgaatattactctgagacagTTTTAAAGACTTTAGatatttcttccgcagtccaattgtctaGAACACTCTTAGGCTCATAAGGACGAATATCTAACCAGCTCCTCTCTTTATTCTCATGCTCATGAATGGCATTGATGTGCATATTTCCCAACGTCTCTTCAATGATTTCCTTCATCAGTATCTTTCTCTCAGCATGAATAACTCCTCTAGATACGAAGGTTTTGGATACGTGTGGAAATATCATTGGCTCCCATTTGGTTTCCTCCCCACTTAGACGCGCCATTCTTCTTTCTTGTCTTTTTTCTAGCATCTTCTTTCTCTGTCCTCTgtctggcttgtatcctaagccaaagtgATCTTGCTTTCCTTTCAGTACTGGCACCTCAATCCTCCCTTGAAGATATCTCCCCAACCCTTTTCCAGGTAAAGCTCATTTTCCTAAGAACAACTTCAAACACATCTCTGTAGTTTTGGataatttaggtaccaaaattTTGCTTCCTTCAGGAACAAATGTCGCGTTTACAAACTCCAAATATTGAAATGAGCATTCTACTGACTCATCATTAGTCTCCACGTACGGTATCTCATTGGATACAGCTGCTATTATATCCTCTTCGGCATTTATTGTCACTAGCCGACCTTCTGACACTAACTTCAGCTTCTGATGTAATGATAACGGTACTGCCCCCGCTgaatgtatccatggtcttcctaataaacaattgtaggaagGTTTGATATCAATCACAATAAAATCTACCTCATAAACTGTTGGGTCAATCAGTAGGGgtatctcaattcttcccatgacctttctTTCTGTACCGTCAAACGCCCTCaccatattttggcatgtttttatGTGTGAACTGTCTATGGGAAGCCTGTTGAGTGTGAATAATGGCAACACGttcaaagctgatccattgtcaatcaacACTCCTGGCAAAATATTCCCCTTGCATCGTGCAGTGATATGCAAAGCCTTAGTAAATCCCACGCCCCCaggaggtatttcatcatcattgaagaatatgaaattatcagcactgatATTATTGACCAACCGATCTAACTTGCCTACAGAAATATCATTGGCCACATAGGTTTCATTTAGCATCCTCATCAACGTACTTCGGTGTACATCTGAATTCAAGAGCAAAGTTAGTACGGATATGCGAGccggttgtttatgcaactgttTGACAACATTATACTCGCTGTGCTTCAAGAATTTAAAGAATTCCACGACTTCTTCCTCCTTCACTAGCTCGTTGATAGACAACACAAGCTTAGCTATTTTCCTATCTTGTTCCACTATTATGGCCCTTCCTTTCACATGTTCTGGATCGACACTCACATCCTGATCCTTTGTAGTCTCCGTTCCAGGGACAGTTGTATTGCACTCATAGTTCCACGGAACCTTCCTACTATCTTGGTAAGAAAAGATTGCAAGTTTCTTTATTATGATTCTTGGCATTACTGGAGCTCTCACTTCATCATTCTTTGGTCGCGAGATGATGACCACAGGCTGAGTTACTCTTGGAACCTTTGTGGATTCGGATATGCAAATACTCCCCTCCTCATTAGCTTCTTCATAAaactccatttccttgttatccatcaggcCTTGAACCAAGGCTTCGAATTCTGTGCATTCTTGAATATCATGTCCCTCATAATGATTGAACTCACGGTAGTTTTCCACCTCTTCAAAGCTTCTTTCTGAATCCAATACAAGCAACCCTCTTTCTACCATCTTCTTCCAGATCCATCTCAAAGGGATCTTCACTTCTGCAATATCTTCTTTGATTTTCCTTCCCATGTTACCTCCTATCATGTTCACTCTATTTTCATTGTGATTAGGTAACAGATTCTCTGTACTAGGTGAATTATCCACTTTAACGACACCCATGCTTATGAGTTTTTCTACCACTTCTTAAACGCCGTACAATGTTCTATGGAATGCGCCACGACTCCTGCGTGATAATCGTATTGtgcgtttgcatcataccatttggggtacgaaGGCTGTAGAGGTTTCAAGTGGTAAGGGGAAACCATgtgtgcattgaatagattctgatATAGTTTCCTATACGACATCAGAATTGGTGTAAATTGAAGCTTCTCCGTATTTTTCCTTGTATCGAATCCTCGTTTTGATGATCCTTGTTGGTTAACAGCCACTTTTCCTGTTTGATTCACCGTAATCGTCTTTGAATATGAACTTGTATTGTTGACcttattttccttcttcttcgAGGCTGACTTTCTACTACTTTCTCTAACATCTATCTTCCCGCTTTtgatagcattttctatcatttcaccattcataactatgtcagaaaagcttttagtatcacttcctaacatatgtgtaataaatGGGGACTTCAATGTGTTTACGAAAGTATTGTCATATCTCTTTCTAGAATAGATGGCTGAACCTGGACAGCAACCTCCCTCTATCTCTGTtcgtattgcctaaaactctcACCgagtttcttttccatgttcttcagagtgatcctatcaggtactatgtcagtcacatggctgtACTACTTTGTGAACGCCTGtgctagatctctccatgaattaatcaAGGTACGGTTCAatcgattgtaccacttggatgctgcccctgtgaggctatcctgaaagcaatgtatcaggagttggtcattattaacataaccagtcattcatctgcaaaacatggtaatatgagcttcggggctactagttccattgtacttctcaaactctggcattttgaatttataagggAGTACTAAATACGGAACCAGgctcaattctttagcatccaTCCCATAATAGCTTTCCGCACATTCCATCgctctaaatttctcttccagccatttgtacttttcctctagctgttttggtaattcatcattcattttctccTTCCCAGCCGTTTCATCGAAGTCAGGGATAGCAGGATTAACAAGGTTGACtccggggttagagcctgatcctgCCTGAAGATTCATTAGCGTTGCAGCGTCGTCCTGAAATTATTGAGGCCTAATGGTAACAGAGGACTTACGCGGGTATATCTCAACTTCCTGGGGGGTAAAGTCTGGAGGATAGACAGGTCCCTTATTGTCTCATTCTTCAACATTGAGCACAGAGTCTTTTCTTTTATCAGTTCCCTTGTTGAACCATTGAGTTAACTGAGCCATCATACTCACTTGAGATTCTatcattttgtctatcatttttTGTTGCTCATTCATTTGCTTTTGAAGCTGCTCCTGCATTTTCTTTTGGGACTGTTCTAGCTTTTCCATCATTTGATCCATGTCCTTAGTTATTGATCGAGTACCGTAGCGAAGTTTAGTAggctggttggtttccagattaattgaggagtgatttaaattaattaaaatattttaatatttttaaatgcatatgaaGTAATGCAATACTTGAATGTAAAAAAGGCGtcaattttaattcaattccatttaagaaaactttactagaaagtaaatttctttacataaagtgaattacaaataaagCTTCGCCCTATTGCTCAGCATTCTAATCTTCCTAAGTAACACAGCTAAATCCTGCCCCCGAtctgattctaattcatacttcacacttagcatgTCTGCTTATACTGCCAAAGCTTGTACGTGATCAGCTACTTCTCAGATCTGGACCACAGCTTC includes:
- the LOC121215416 gene encoding uncharacterized protein — protein: MGVVKVDNSPSTENLLPNHNENRVNMIGGNMGRKIKEDIAEVKIPLRWIWKKMVERGLLVLDSERSFEEVENYREFNHYEGHDIQECTEFEALVQGLMDNKEMEFYEEANEEGSICISESTKVPRVTQPVVIISRPKNDEVRAPVMPRIIIKKLAIFSYQDSRKVPWNYECNTTVPGTETTKDQDVSVDPEHVKGRAIIVEQDRKIAKLVLSINELVKEEEVVEFFKFLKHSEYNVVKQLHKQPARISVLTLLLNSDVHRSTLMRMLNETYVANDISVGKLDRLVNNISADNFIFFNDDEIPPGGVGFTKALHITARCKGNILPGVLIDNGSALNVLPLFTLNRLPIDSSHIKTCQNMVRAFDGTERKVMGRIEIPLLIDPTVYEVDFIVIDIKPSYNCLLGRPWIHSAGAVPLSLHQKLKLVSEGRLVTINAEEDIIAAVSNEIPYVETNDESVECSFQYLEFVNATFVPEGSKILVPKLSKTTEMCLKLFLGK